The following are encoded together in the Thermus neutrinimicus genome:
- a CDS encoding queuosine precursor transporter yields the protein MRYLDLIAVLFAVVLLVSNVASTKLVVLGPLTFDGGTLLFPLAYIFGDVLTEVYGYRRSRRVIWLGFFALLLATLTFQGVAALPAPGDGESQRFAQAFGLLLGLTPRIVLGSLLAYLVGEFANAYVLAKLKVKTEGRFFWLRALTSTLVGQGLDTGIFLLVAFYGVFPKEVLWAVFLSNYAFKVGVEALMLPITYKAVGFLKRAEGLDVYDRDTDFNPFRLA from the coding sequence ATGAGGTACCTGGACCTGATCGCTGTTCTCTTCGCCGTCGTTCTCTTGGTCTCCAATGTGGCCTCCACCAAGCTGGTGGTGTTGGGGCCCCTCACCTTTGACGGGGGTACCCTGCTTTTCCCCTTGGCCTACATCTTCGGGGACGTGCTCACCGAGGTCTACGGCTATCGGCGTAGCCGCCGGGTTATTTGGCTTGGCTTTTTCGCCCTCCTCCTGGCCACCCTCACCTTCCAGGGGGTAGCCGCCCTCCCCGCTCCAGGGGATGGGGAAAGCCAACGCTTCGCCCAAGCCTTTGGCCTCCTTCTGGGCCTCACCCCCAGGATCGTTTTGGGAAGCCTCCTGGCCTACCTCGTGGGGGAGTTCGCCAACGCCTATGTCCTGGCCAAGCTTAAGGTGAAGACGGAAGGACGCTTCTTCTGGCTGAGGGCCCTCACCTCCACCCTGGTGGGCCAGGGGCTGGACACGGGCATCTTCCTCCTGGTGGCCTTCTACGGGGTCTTCCCCAAGGAGGTGCTTTGGGCGGTCTTCCTCTCCAACTACGCCTTCAAGGTGGGGGTGGAGGCCCTCATGCTCCCCATCACCTACAAGGCGGTGGGCTTCCTTAAGCGGGCGGAGGGGCTTGACGTCTACGACCGGGACACGGACTTCAATCCCTTCCGCTTGGCGTAA
- a CDS encoding adenylosuccinate synthase: MPGVAIIGAQWGDEGKGKVVDALAQEADYVIRYQGGANAGHTVVAEGRVFKLNLLPSGVIHPHAVNILGDGMVIDPFRFQEELVALRKEGFHPQVLVSERAHLVLPHHKHVESRHNFVGTTGRGIGPAYSDRARRVGIRAGDLLKEEVLRERVRRLLLEKPNSTREAGWDTEEKALADLYRMREILAPFVADTGSLLREALKRGKRLLFEGAQATLLDLNYGTYPYVTSSHPTVGGILVGTGLNHKAITKVYGVAKAYATRVGEGPFPTELGGDLAHHLRERGGEYGTTTGRPRRVGWLDLVALKYACEVNGFDGLAITKLDVLSGLDRIRVAVEYLDGARPGEASPEAVRYLDLEGWGDLSGVRSREELPASLRRYLELIEEYTGVPVVLFSTSPRREDTFGAVSWV; this comes from the coding sequence ATGCCGGGAGTCGCCATCATAGGAGCCCAGTGGGGGGACGAGGGAAAGGGCAAGGTGGTGGATGCCCTTGCCCAGGAGGCCGATTACGTGATCCGCTACCAAGGGGGGGCCAACGCCGGCCACACGGTGGTGGCGGAGGGCCGGGTCTTCAAGCTGAACCTTCTGCCCTCGGGGGTCATCCACCCCCACGCGGTGAACATCCTGGGGGACGGGATGGTCATAGACCCCTTCCGCTTCCAGGAGGAGCTTGTAGCCCTGAGAAAAGAGGGTTTCCATCCCCAGGTGCTGGTTTCAGAACGGGCCCACCTGGTGCTTCCCCACCACAAGCACGTGGAGAGCCGCCACAACTTCGTGGGCACCACCGGCCGGGGCATCGGCCCCGCCTACTCCGACCGGGCCAGGAGGGTGGGGATCCGGGCTGGGGACCTCCTAAAGGAGGAGGTGTTGAGGGAGCGGGTCCGCCGCCTCCTCTTGGAAAAGCCCAACTCCACCCGGGAAGCGGGCTGGGACACGGAGGAGAAGGCCCTGGCCGACCTCTATCGGATGCGGGAGATCCTGGCCCCCTTTGTGGCGGACACGGGAAGCCTATTGCGGGAGGCCCTGAAGCGGGGCAAGCGCCTCCTCTTTGAGGGGGCTCAGGCCACCCTTTTGGACCTCAACTACGGCACCTACCCTTACGTGACCAGCTCCCACCCCACGGTGGGAGGCATCCTGGTGGGCACAGGGCTAAACCACAAGGCCATCACCAAGGTCTACGGGGTGGCCAAGGCCTACGCCACCCGGGTGGGGGAGGGTCCTTTCCCCACGGAGCTGGGCGGGGACCTGGCCCATCACCTAAGGGAAAGGGGCGGGGAGTACGGGACCACCACGGGCAGGCCCCGGCGGGTGGGCTGGCTGGACCTGGTGGCCCTCAAGTATGCCTGCGAGGTAAACGGCTTTGACGGTCTAGCCATCACCAAGCTGGATGTGCTCTCCGGGCTGGACAGGATCAGGGTGGCGGTGGAATACCTGGACGGGGCCCGGCCCGGGGAGGCCAGCCCCGAGGCGGTGCGCTACCTGGACCTCGAGGGCTGGGGGGACCTCTCTGGGGTGCGAAGCCGGGAGGAACTTCCCGCCTCCTTAAGGCGCTACCTGGAGCTCATAGAGGAATACACCGGGGTGCCCGTGGTCCTCTTCTCCACCAGCCCCAGGCGGGAGGACACCTTCGGGGCGGTGAGCTGGGTCTAA